Below is a genomic region from Cydia strobilella chromosome 1, ilCydStro3.1, whole genome shotgun sequence.
caacatgccgctggtagtgtgtagtgtacgatggatacagctcaagacctggaacacctggaatgcttctgggtgcaaagagtcaggggtaacactcgctcaacgtgctgctggtagtgtatgatagggaaagctccagacgtgggaacacctggagtgctgctgggtacaaagggtcaggggtaacgggtaacactcgctcaacgtgccgctggtagtgtatgatggggaaagctccagatctgaaacacctggagtgctgctgagtgcaaagggtcaagggcaaagggtgggtaacactcgctcaacgtgttgtgggtagtgtatgacggagacagctcaaaacctggaacacctggagtgctgctggacgcatcggatcaggggtaaaactcttttaatctgaagttggtagagtaacGTAAGttcgagcgacgcacacaatgataaataacttcgtcgtcgtcgatgcaacgtgcggagccgatcaacaaacgtcctgcctctaccagctcccgcgcgggactgaggccgcgagcgcgtgtcaccgatgttatgccagaaaaaggggaagtttttaaaaaatcgtcagaaaataaaagttgcaatttaaataaaatgaagtacagcaacagtttaagtaaacattgcagattatttgagtatgcaatctacgtcgaaaataagtagattttcggagaaattgtcacttgttttgaggtcatttctggagaaaattgaattcgtttaactttcatttcctcgaactctaagtcatataacaacaatgtaatctgataaacctagagtacagaatatgtgttatacaaatttaccatttttagcagtccaaactttacgaaatttacaaataagagcatcaaagtcagtgctttacacgcgtttacctaaacgtccatcagaaaaaaattcattactaatttagtaagccttttttcaaaaaaatgatctgataaacctagagataagaagtcgtgctaatagaaaccagtacttgttatttcaattaggtaacaaaaggtgtacaatttcacagaagaaatctatcaactttacatttttgcgactaaaatcgtaaccgggctcttaagaTATACCCTGGGAATAAAAGAGAAAATAACCCCTACTTTTGCTGTTAATGAATCATAGTAGGAAAGCTGCAGTGCTGCATTCCAGACGTAATTCATTTGATCTTACTCGTAATTGTTCTCAAACCCTGATATCACATGACGGACCTCACTCACCTGCGCGGCGCGGCTGGCAGCCAGCACTGCAAGGAGCACGCGCGCCGCATCTGCAAAAAGCGCAACAACCGACTACTGCCAAGGAACTGTCCACCCGGGTAATATGTTAATAATTGCTGCTCTATTGCTACTATTGCGATGTGTTCCAGCAATAATaccatttttataaatatcgttGACAATTTATGGAAGGTTTCTTGTACAAGTCTATTCATTTTGCTGAAGTTACGACTTTCTTAGTTTGCTACTCATAGCATGAACTCTTTCATCTGTTTACATTAAGAGCAAGTTCATTTGTAAACCACCTTGATAATCGTTGAAAGTCCAGTGGGGTACAGTCTGTTTTGttacacacgcacacacacgcacgcacgcacacacacacacacacacacacacacacacacacacacacacacacacacacacacacacacacacacacacacacacacacacacaccttgCTGGAGCGCCGCCGCTGGCCGTCGCCCGCCGGCTGCAACTGAGGGAGGTGGGTGTGGGAACATTTCTTCCTGCTCTTACGGTTCGGAGCGGAAGAATCTGTAACACGAGGGGCGATATTGGACTTATTGATAATGTCGCCCTGGCACAGAAACTTGGCGAATATTCTATTCAGTTATTCCCTCTTTTatttaatagcatcgttcgcagacgtttctgctttaaaaaaaattgagtatgggtagcacatcgtcactggtgaatttccaatatgacttggaactccggtagccgtttGAGAATTGTAAGGATCTTacagtagatgtcgctagggtcccttagacccatatggtggaaagattcgctggctatggatgaggtcttggtggctcagttagCAGGGCgcctggagtatcgatccagaggccttGAGTTCAAGTATCACCCAAGGCAGGAAATTCTCcccttaaatttattctaagcttaacaaTATTTAATACACTCGATCGAAAAAGTTGCAGCAAGGAGACGAGCGCGCTCTGTGGTGCTGGTAGACGTTTCGTACAGATTATCCCGTACCAGCAGACAGAGCGGCTATTAGGCTATTAGGGCAGGCAGTTTTCCAGCTGTCGATAGCCTCCGGCAGGAAAGGGACGTCCAAATTAATAAGGGGgtcagtttttagaatttttcgGATCATGGATAGATTGATCTTTGGTTTCTGAACTGAACATTgtaaaaaaaccaaaaatacTATGAATGGAATAACTTCGAATTACCATCTTTTTTCATGGTGAAAGTAAGGCTAGCGCGGCGTGAAGGTGGCGGCGGTAGAGCGGGCGCATTGGGCGCCCCTGGAGCCCCGGGCGCCGCGTTGGCGCCTCCTGCGCCGCACGAGCAGCAGCGGCACCAGCACTCGGTGGTACCCGTCTGTATATACAAACCAGTCAAAGCCACAATTTTCAAATTCTTGTCACAATATTTTCACGActgtatacatttatttataaattcaaaattcttgTTTAGGTTCATCACATTCGTGCGTGTACGTGGGCGCatggtatatgtataatatataattaaatataatttagaaaaaccggccaagtgcgagtcggactcgcgcaggaagggttccgtaccattacggaaaaaaacagcaaaaaaatcacgtttgttgtatgggagccccatttaaatatttatattatgctgtttttagtatttgttgttaaagcggcaacagaaatacatcatctgtgaaaatttcaactgtagctatcacggttcatgagatacagcctggtgacagacaggcagtcggacagacggacagacggacggacagacggacagcggactcttagtaatagggtcccgttttaaccctttgggtacaaaccctaaaaaaaagacCAGTAGGAGATAAGACGCATCTGCACGTCGGCGGACAGCGCGGCGCGGGACGAGCCCGTCACGGTCACGCATAATTAGATCTCTTCCGATACTCTCCATTCTGGAGGGCTTTATCCGCCTTTCGGCTTTGAAAGCTGGCGCGATTCACACCCCACTGCTGTGGGGTGGTCTTTTCTCTCGTTAATTTGGGGCCGATTAGGAGTCTGATTGATGAGGTCACGGTACCTCGTCGGAGCGGGTGGCGACGCTCCGGCGCGGCATGTTGTCTGCGTCGGCGCGGGGCGGGCGGGGTGCGGCGCGGGGCGGCGGGCGCGCGTCGCGCGGGAAGCGCAGGCGCATCTCCACGTcggcgggcagcgcggcgcggcaCGAGCCGGCCACGGTCACGGACCAGCCGCCCGGCGCTTCCGGCCCGGCCGCCGAGCGAGCCTTGTTCCCCGTGCTGTCCGTTACGTCTGTGAACCGGGTGCTTGATATATTCGTTGGtggatattaaataacaatgtaAATGTTTATACTTTTATACACCTAAGACAGAAATGAttataaacaacaacaacaaatcaTCCCGATTAATTTAAGTGCCCTTGACATTTGCTTAGAAGTCAATTTACTTAAACCCTCTAGGGGTTAACCTGGGCTGAATGTAGCAGACTGAGTAGGTACTAAAATGACTGGGTAGTTTCtgcaaatttaaattatttgcttGATGCCTATGTACTTGGGGATTGGGAAGGGCTTGCCTATAAACTTGTAAAAACCAACTTGTAGCTGGTTCTCATTGCTGAAACAAGGGAAAAAACAAGGTGTTCGTGTGGTTTTTAATGGTGATACCTGGTTGCGAGGCGGGTCGGACACGATGCGAGGCACGCGAGGTGTGCGCGGCGCGGGCGAGGCgtgggcggcgccggcgcgcggCCAGCCAGCGAGGCGCCGCGCACAGCAGCGAGCTGCCGTCGCTGTCGCTGCCCGAGCTCGAACTGCGCGCCGAGCGGCCCAGCGCCGGCGCACGCGCGGGGACTGGCGGCTGCGCCGTCGCCTCGGACACCGCGCCCATCGGGGCCCGCTCGCTCTTCGCCCGACCGGGAAGGCTAGCTCTCCGGtgcttattttctgtcgctACCTTTTTCTCTTTTAAAGGTCCATTTCCACCttcgaataaataaaaaacaaaaattctcATTCCAACCGTTTATTAAATATACCACTACATAACGATATTATAAAGCTTCGATACAACTCTGTCGTCtatgtacaaataaatatacgtgCCGGTCCATCTATATATTCGTGATAAAAACTTCGGTgcgagtaaaaaatatatagtcaaCTTCGATGGCGGTCTACGCtctattacatacaaaataatagtGTCTACGTCGAATCAACCGTAAGAAACAAAACCGTTCGTGAGATAAGGCACTAGCACTGTCGGACGCAAGCGTGCGGTGCGGGGTCAGCGGCACGGGGCACAAGCGAGCGCGATACCTGCCGCGAcgcggggcgcgggcggcggcgagGGAGCCGCGCGCCGCGGGGACGTCATCGTGCTGCGCGACGCGCGCTGCGGCGCCGGCGGCGACGTCGCCGCGCTGCGCACAGAGCGCGGTGGCGGCAGCGGGAGGCTCGGGGCCGACACGCGCCGCGCCAGCGCCTCCTCGGACGCGGGCGGCGACTCCGGGGGCCCCGCGCCGCGCTCCTCAGGGATGATGTCAAACACGCGGCGGAAGCGAAGCGAACTGGCGCGCGCACGCGGCTCCGCGGGCGGCGGGACGGACGCGCGCCGCGCagacggcggcggcgacggcgagGGAGGGGGTGGCGGCGAACGCGGACGATTTGTCGCCCTTTTTGTCGTTCGCTGGATTCTCTCATAGATAGGTATCGGGATCCGAGACTTTTTACTTTTGGAGTTACTGTAATGCTCGTCAGAGTTCGTCGTCTCGGGGGAATTCTGCGAATCGTCCACGTACTCCAGGATCTCGAGGATCTCGATACACTTGTCGCCGTCGTGAATCTCGGATTTCTGATAGATACGGCGAGGGGCGTCGGGCGGCGGCACCGACAGCTTGCCGTGTAAAGCGCGTTCTATTCTTCCGTTATGTTCTTCGATAAGACTACTCCCGTTTCTCGTCGGTTTGTTCCGGTCGGTGCGCGGCCGTCTATGAATGCGCATACATTTATACTCTTCCTGTGCGATTTTAGCGATGAGCTCGTCAACGAGCGCGGCTACAATGGCGCGCGCGTCGTGGTCGGCGGCCCGCCGCCGCGCTTTTTCCTGACCACCGCCACGGCGCGACTCCATCCGCAACTCACGCTTGCGATGCCGCCGCAGCAATCGCTCGCGGATTCTGTCGGGCATTCGATCGGCGACGACGACGTTTTCTTTGTCGCAATCACAGTCTTCGTCAGTTATACGCACGAAGAAGGCTTCGGGCTTGTCGCGCGTCGGCGGCGCCTCCGGGAGCAAGTCCAACACGTCCACGGCGGAGCGCTGCAGGCggcgcgcgggcggcggcgcgcgcggggACGCGGGGTCGTCCAGACTGTCCACCAGGCTCGGGCACGCCGACGGCTCCGCCTCCGACGACGACGTGTTCACCTCCATGGAGGCGGAGTGCGGCAGCGCCGACAGCCGCGGCACGAGCGCCGGCTCACGCGCCCAGTAGTTGCCGGCGCCGACGCCCAGCCCCGTCAGTGAGGGTGAATCCGAGTTAGAGTCCGTATGGTGTTCGATATAAGCGTCCACGTTGGAAGACTCGATTTGGGTCAGCGTGGGCTCGCCGGGGTAGGGGCCCGGCTCCAACCGGTACAGCTCATCGTGGAAGAGCTTCTGGATTTGTTGCAGCACGGCGCGATTGACCGAATCCACCGGTTCGTTATTGTTGGGCTCTGGCGCGGGGGAGGGCGGCGAGGGAAGCGAGGGCGAGTGAGGATTGTTGCACGCATCGCGCTTCGCGTTGTCGGTGTGGCACAACTCCTCGTTGCCGAAGATGATCTGGTGGTTAGAGGTGGGGCTGAGGTGGACGATGGTGTTGACGCCGGTGTTCTGCAGCCGCACTTTGATCTCCTTCTCGACGACGACCCCGGCACCACCCACTGCCGCGCTCATGTTCTCCAACTGCTCCGAGAGGGAATTGAGGCTCTCCACTAGAATGTTGGAGACGTACTCGTCGATGTTGATGTTGCAGGCGCGGCCGCGCGCGGGGCTGGAGCTGGCGTTCATCCGCGATGGACTGCTCGATTCCGGAGCGCGCGGCGCCTCCACCGTCTCGGACACGACGATCTCGAGCACTTCATACGGCGGGGAGCCGGCGGTGGTCAACATGTCGAAAGGTAGACTGCTATAGCGGTCCACGTCGACCTCGGCGACGTACGGGACCGGGATGGGCGCCGGCACCGGCAGCGCGGTGGGCAGCGATTCCGACGGCGTCGCCGTTGAGTCGGGGGAGGAGCGTGCCGCGTCGTTCGCCATGTGCGAGTAGCGCGCGAACACgtcgcgcggcgcggcgggcgagCGCGCGCGGTGCGACGCGAACGTGCAGTCCGAGCACGGGGGGGACGCGCCCGGCGACGCCGGGGGGGACACGAGGCGCGGGGTCCACTCCAGTCGCTGGCGCTTCGGCGTCGCCCAGCCCGAGCCGGCGGGCGAGCGGCGCAGCTCGGAGCTGGAGCCGTGCAGCGAGCGCGAAGTGcgctgcgcgggcgcgggcggagGCGCGCGGCCCCACAGGCGCCGCAGCAGCGCGGACTTGCGCATGAGCTCGCGGTCGGGGTGCGCGCTGCGCACGCAGCCGCCGCACGCCGCCGACGACGGTGACGTGGCGGCGCACGGCTCCTCCGTCTCGTTACTCTGTTGAGCTAAGCGGTATCTGGAAATGTAAATAAACCGGGTCAGTTGCTATAATTATGGTGTTGTAACAAACGTTTTCAAACGAGTACCAGCTCTATAAGGTTAGACATTTTTAGCGTCAATGCTAAACAGACATATAGAATCATCATTTCGTCTTCACTTCGCTTGGACTTTCCTCAGTCGACAGAAGCATGTTTATgtcacaaaatgtttttttttcttctgacaTCGGGTTTTTTAAGTTAAGTGGTGATTTGATTAATTAGCACTCACTTCCTCATGATGGTCTCTGGCACGGAGTATCGTCGGCGCAGCAGGCCGGGCGAGGCGCCTGCGCGCGCAGGTTCGACGTGCGGCATGGCGGGGGCGGGCGGGCAGGCGGGCGCGGGAGGGGCGCTCGCGCACCATGTGCAAGGGCTTGACAGCTGACTCGCGAGCCTGAAACTTATGAGGCGTGAGTCAGAACGGTGAGAGAAAATGACAAACACTTTAAGGGATATCAGGTTCGGACAGAAGTAGCATATACTTCTTTCTTGACATTTTTATTGGCATGTTTGTGTCAGGTACCCCGTATCACAGATTACTAATAGTTCTTATTAAGTACGCGCAAAAACTTATAGAAATTAATGCGGCTCGTTGCGCGTTTCGCACGCGAATACCTGCCGGCTCACTGAGTCGCACAATTATATTAAGACGACTGTACCGTACGGTATTGGAAATCGATGATTTATCTATGGCATGGCGGTAGGAATCGGAGCGAGGCGTAGAAAACATGTAAATAGCATGCAGATGCAGCGAGATCTCTCCGCGCGGCTCTAGCGGCGCGGGCGCACACCGGTGCGGGCGCCGGGACTTATGAATTATTTACCAATCTTTGTAGACATGAAACCGTTTATTACCTTGTGTTAAAGATCGAGATAATTCAACACTTCATGAAGGACCGGCGTAATCTATACCTTAACCTGCAATACTaagaataaatgaatattttaacGTCATGCAAGCGTATTTTGAACATTTTTTCTCTAGCTAAATCTAGTAATAAGAGAGCGGCTATATATATGTGtaggtacaaaaaataataacttgattgtgcaggtttttttttgtgattttaggCACAATTTTGTCGAGAATATACAAAGATAGTTAGATAACCAGTTTTCCTGCTTTTCGTCATGGTCCAAATTAACGACATACGTCTCGACGTAAGTGATGGTTTCAGAATCACAATACAAATAAGGAAATAGATAGTCGCGGTAAGGCAATAAATGCGAATTAACAATTTGATTGAATTTGTTATCGAGAAATACGAGAAACACTAAAATCCCTTAATTGTGTGCCCCTTTTAATTACCAACACCAGCTGACTGAGATGGGGTGACTCAACTACCCCAGTACCTAATCTTCCATCTAGACATATTTACATAAGAACAAAACACAGAAATAAAATCTCCCCGGCTCCAATCTCTCCAAAACTCAAGCAGACGCCAACTACAAATAAATGAAGTAAATTAAGCACTGGTTTCCAAAATGTATCACTGACCGGTATTGATAGATAATCTTGTGTATCTCGGTGGGAGGCGGTCGCGTGACTGCATCCGAGATGCTCAGAGACCGAGTACTGTACCGACTGTACGCCGCCGCTGATTGCCGCGGTAACGGCGCTTCATTAACTAATGATAATGAACTAACAGTTGTTACCAGCCGCTATCCTAATTATCTGGTACATTAATTGCTAAACGAATAGGTACTACAACGTAGGTAAGGGTGAATTTGAGCAAGTTTGTCAATGCAAATCGTTTTTTTCCAGATCGCAATTTttgccattcgcaatttttaccattttattttttctcaatagcttcctttcccgaaagcatttctaaccattcgcatattttcccattaattttattttccagtatgttattttcctgttacgttttctaaccattcgcataatttagatatgtaatatgtattcttattataatatatgagacagtaattaaaaaataacttctttTGTAAATCTgtatcgtacaataaaataagtcgGTTCTGGCGCACtgtttcgctcgcagtttacctAACACACTTGCGAACAACAAACAAACTAAAAGTTGCTAATGGCAAACATcgcgatctggaaaaaacgatttaCGGAAAAGGGAGTACACGCTCCATTTGTGGCATAAAAAAGAAACGTAGATTAGATATCAGACAGAGAAATGTAACGATTGGTATTTATAAtcatttaaataggtactcgACCTAATTAGAGATCTATATTGCATTTTTGACATAGTCCAGAAGCCGTTTAAgcacttaagagccaacaggagccgagaccaaactcaattttgagatttgaaagagaatatcgtcgtcgcgctgacgggggcggtaccgcgtaccgagggactatcccagtgtgtgtggtgcacgcacaccgacgcgcacgttatttgcgctcctcgccggcctcacgccgctcgcgtttttagtaactaaattcaatatccttctacaacctgcaatctaattaacatttcgagttacagaatagtaaaaaaacataacataacatggacatacaagaaaacattgttaaaaacatacaagataacggctgttaaattaatccaattaaatatttttaaatatgataaacaaaaatattaaattatagtcgtgagtattttaaaagtaaaactcccttataccttgattttaaacaaagtattttacttataacttacttggttcgtatgaattagtgacatacctaattaaaaaagaaagctataactcccgcgggaacaatataggccttttcccttcagtacacctgcatgaaatcttttcgagcaagcgtcttgaaaaacaaatttgccgctctccggctccgttgaatagaaaaaaagaaagcctcaggttagataaaattatcataataaagaaacatgtgacatgtgatatttcttactttgatgtaattatacagttttattgatggtccgtttttttatttatgtgtcagattttgataaaaataggtataaattgaagagctcctaattctgatcggaataaatatgaaacccaataaataaataaataataataaatattaaatcaatattataggacattcttacacagattgactaagtcccacggtaagcccaaggaggcttgtgttatgggtactcagacaacgatatacataatatataaatacttaaatacaaatagaaaacacccatgactcaggaacaaatatctgtgctcatcatatcatatcatcgaacccaggaccatcggcttcacaggcagggtcactacctcctaggccagacgaccggtcgtcgcccaatattttgggacaatagtctagtctacaaaaggttcaaggtggtgaaaaaaatagtgtaagctgttcgcataaaaaaaaaccgcaaatcgatgtacaggttagccgtttggtacacgtatatactaactacaaaacaaaaattttaacccgcagttcctaaaaaaaaatcccttaggaggggagtgctgaaacctttttttgtataaaaaaaaactttttttttaaacctatcgtatacttctcatctatcatacgaaagggctttttgaagcgattctgaaaatataccacatcattgcattttagccatttttagggttccgtagccaaatggcaaaaaacggaacccttatggattcgtcatgtctgtctgtctgtcgtccgtccgtatgtcacagccacttctttccgaaactataagaactgttgaaacttggtaagtagatgtattctgtgaaccgcattaagattttcactcaaaaataggaaaaaaaaaattttaggggttccccatacttagaactgaaacccaaaaattttttttttcatcaaacccatacgtgtgtggtatctatggataggtcttcaaaaatgatattgaggtttctcatatattttttttctaaactgaatagtttgcgcgagaccgagagacacttccaaagtggtaaaatgtgtaaccccccctctaacttctaaaataagagaatgataaaactgaaaaaatatatgatgtacattaccttgccaacttttaccgagaactggtttgaacgagatctagttagtagtttttttttaatacgttataaatcgtaaaccgcaatttacctttcactcacgtttcacataaaaatacattgtttaaattgtgtaatgtacggaaccctcggcgcccgattccgattcgcacttggccggttttttcttaaattgaaggttgtgatggggtcacgttcgccggggcggtcgcggcctcatacacctcccttgttccagacgggagcaagggtttcctagttagctcagaggagagagagggtgcagagtgagacaaggaaacacaggtttaatgctgtagtataaatcggcgggcttttatgccggtttattataaatcaagattacttaggtctaggtatcctaagctaggtacgacgcggggtggcttctaattatcgcaacggtacggcgcggaccctaagctactcgcggattcgggaacggtatcccctaagggtgaaggggatggcgagacgggaaggatatgcgaatcgggggggagcgcctagggtgcctacgcgtctaaaacacgccggctctgaccagggcgatagggagtatcaagggtgcctacgcgtctaaaacacgccggctcggaccaagatacagggtaggacgggttacgtaatccaggtgcctacgcgtctgaaaacacgccggctctgactgggctacgggaatcaggaagg
It encodes:
- the LOC134747984 gene encoding uncharacterized protein LOC134747984 — translated: MGAVSEATAQPPVPARAPALGRSARSSSSGSDSDGSSLLCAAPRWLAARRRRPRLARAAHTSRASHRVRPASQPDVTDSTGNKARSAAGPEAPGGWSVTVAGSCRAALPADVEMRLRFPRDARPPPRAAPRPPRADADNMPRRSVATRSDETGTTECWCRCCSCGAGGANAAPGAPGAPNAPALPPPPSRRASLTFTMKKDDSSAPNRKSRKKCSHTHLPQLQPAGDGQRRRSSKMRRACSLQCWLPAAPRRAGELAVEGSAIVPELKPRAPTMSERDLTRHHTPRLYLRC
- the LOC134748018 gene encoding mediator of RNA polymerase II transcription subunit 1.1-like yields the protein MPHVEPARAGASPGLLRRRYSVPETIMRKYRLAQQSNETEEPCAATSPSSAACGGCVRSAHPDRELMRKSALLRRLWGRAPPPAPAQRTSRSLHGSSSELRRSPAGSGWATPKRQRLEWTPRLVSPPASPGASPPCSDCTFASHRARSPAAPRDVFARYSHMANDAARSSPDSTATPSESLPTALPVPAPIPVPYVAEVDVDRYSSLPFDMLTTAGSPPYEVLEIVVSETVEAPRAPESSSPSRMNASSSPARGRACNINIDEYVSNILVESLNSLSEQLENMSAAVGGAGVVVEKEIKVRLQNTGVNTIVHLSPTSNHQIIFGNEELCHTDNAKRDACNNPHSPSLPSPPSPAPEPNNNEPVDSVNRAVLQQIQKLFHDELYRLEPGPYPGEPTLTQIESSNVDAYIEHHTDSNSDSPSLTGLGVGAGNYWAREPALVPRLSALPHSASMEVNTSSSEAEPSACPSLVDSLDDPASPRAPPPARRLQRSAVDVLDLLPEAPPTRDKPEAFFVRITDEDCDCDKENVVVADRMPDRIRERLLRRHRKRELRMESRRGGGQEKARRRAADHDARAIVAALVDELIAKIAQEEYKCMRIHRRPRTDRNKPTRNGSSLIEEHNGRIERALHGKLSVPPPDAPRRIYQKSEIHDGDKCIEILEILEYVDDSQNSPETTNSDEHYSNSKSKKSRIPIPIYERIQRTTKRATNRPRSPPPPPSPSPPPSARRASVPPPAEPRARASSLRFRRVFDIIPEERGAGPPESPPASEEALARRVSAPSLPLPPPRSVRSAATSPPAPQRASRSTMTSPRRAAPSPPPAPRVAAGIALACAPCR